Below is a window of Procambarus clarkii isolate CNS0578487 chromosome 43, FALCON_Pclarkii_2.0, whole genome shotgun sequence DNA.
GGCTGCTTAGGTATGATAACTTCTTACCTGCGAGGTTTCTGATTAGTCGATGAGTCTCACGGATGCCTAGGTATGATAACTTCTTACCTGCGAGGTTTCTGATTGGTCGATGAGTCTCACGGATGCCTAGGTATGATAACTTCTTACCTGCGAGGTTTCTGATTGGTCGATGAGTCTCACGGATGCTTAGGTATGATAACTCTTACCTGCGAGGTTTCTGATTGGTCGATGAGTCTCATGGTTCCCAAGGTATGATAACTTCTTACCTGCGAGGTTTCTGATTAGCCGATGCGTCTCACGGTTCATTGAGGTATTTTAACTCCTTACCTCCGAGGCCGCTGATTGGTTAAGATTGGACGATGGTGTTGCCTGCGGGATAACATTTCTTCCTTTTCCTTCTCTTCCATTTTGTTGGCTTtctttcccttcttttctcttACTATGGTCCCCGGGTGGTGAGTCGAGGCTGGGTGAGGAGGTGTGAGAGTCTGTCTTGGAGTCTTGTGGGTCCCTGGTGGCCATGTTGGGTGGCCCTCTGGTGGCCATGTTGGGTGGCCCTCTGGTGGCCATGTTGGCTGGCCCTCTGGTGGCCATGTTGGGTGGCCCTCTGGTGGCCATGTTGGGTGGCCCTCTGGTGGCGGCAGCCAGGACCATCACAGCTCTGGCTGCCTCGGTCGGCATTTCCGATAACTGCTTGAAGGCGCGGAACCTGgtggcgtgtgtgggcgtgggggcgTAGAGCGGGTCGAGGATGAAGAATGCAGCGTGCCGTGTGACGCCCTCCGTCTCAGCCACCCGCAGGACCTGTCCCACCACTCCTGACGACGTCGGCACCACCAGCAGGTACGCTGACAGGTAAACCCCAGTCATTAGTGAGACACACATGAACACACGTTCACACACGTGAAAGTATATGTAAAGTGCAACAGTAGAAAATGTAATGAAGTAAACGACGTCATAGTGGCCATTCTCACTCACAACTTTAAATATAGATGAAGTGACATCAACACatgcataaagaaatcagattaacGCCATTTATCAGTGAGGAAATCAGTAGGAGTCATGAGGAGGAGTCGAATTCATTGCATTTGAGAACTGACACTGGGAAAGGTGGGGTTCCAAGAGCTGAAGTTCGATCTTGCAGGTATAACTATGTTAGTACATGTTAGGTAATATGTGGCGGAGGAGACGAGATTAACACCGTACATATGTTTGTTAGTCAATATAATGTACACCTTATGTGTCGGATGGCTCTAAAACTGTTAACCCTCAAATTGTAAGACAGTGAATAGCCAATCCGGGaccagtaggcctctgacgtcattcccACAGACCAGGCACTGGCCGCTCTGAAGTAGGCCATCAGTATCTCACAGACGTAGTCAAAGGCAGGACCTCAGGACCTCGGTGCTTCACATATATATCTTAAGTACCTTACTCAATAAACTACTTGAAGTGAACCAGCGTGTATCTCTTCTCAACCAAGCAAACATGGACGACAAGGTAACCAATACTGGAAGCAGCGGTGGGATTCAGTTTTGTTTTCCTGATCCAGAACCTCAAGTGCCCACTCATCGCCGTccacacccgccacccgccacccgccacccgccacccgtcacccgccacccgccacaccCACGGAGTCTCAATATTCACCAATATTGTACCAGTCCTAGAGTatttgtgttccttaagtgtTACTAGTAAATTCAAAGTTCGGAAAAGTAAGAAATAATAGTATTTTCAGCAGTTAAGGACTTGCACAGCAGAACATTTTTTATACTTCTTCACACCTTACTTTGAAGTTTGTTCTCAGTATTGACATTTGTGTTACCATAGCATGTTGACACTTTAAGTGTTACATTTACTTGTGTCTAATATTTATACTAGTTTGTTTTAGTGCCAAACCCATATTTCCTGTATTACATGTTGCTTTTCTTTGGTTCCATTGTTACTGCATTGTATTACTGAGCATCCTCTTGTTGCCATATGTTGAGTGTGGCATCCTCTTGTTGCCATATGTTGAGTGTTGCATCCTCTTGTTGCCACATGTTGAGTGTTGCATCCTCTTGTTGCCACATGTTGAGTGTTGCATCCTCTTGTTGCCACATGTTGAGTGTGGCATACTCTTGTTGTCACATGTTGAGTGTTGCATCCTCTTGCTGCCACATGTTGAGTGTTGCATCCTCTTGTTGTCACATGTTGAGTGTTGCATCCTCTTGTTGCCACATGTTGAGTGTTGCATCCTCTTGTTGCCACATGTTGAGTGTGGCATACTCTTGTTGTCACATGTTGAGTGTTGCATCCTCTTGCTGCCACATGTTGAGTGTTGCATCCTCTTGTTGTCACATGTTGAGTGTTGCATCCTCTTGTTGCCACATGTTGAGTGTTGCATCCTCTTGTTGCCACATGTTGAGTGTGGCATACTCTTGTTGTCACATGTTGAGTGTGGCATCCTCTTGTTGTCACATGTTGAGTGTGGCATCCTCTTGTTGTCACATGTTGAGTGTGGCATCCTCTTGTTGCCACATGTTGAGTGTGGCATCCTCTTGTTGTCACATGTTGAGTGTGGCATCCTCTTGTTGTCACATGTTGAGTGTGGCATCCTCTTGTTGCCACATGTTGAGTGTTGCATCCTCTTGTTGTCACATGTTGAGTGTGGCATCCTCTTGTTGCCACATGTTGAGTGTGGCATCCTCTTGTTGCCACATGTTGAGTGTGGCATCCTCTTGTTGCCACATGTTGAGTGTTGCATCCTCTTGTTGCCACATGTTGAGTGTGGCATCCTCTTGTTGCCACATGTTGAGTGTGGCATCCTCTTGTTGGTTATTATTGTTTAAATTG
It encodes the following:
- the LOC123756046 gene encoding uncharacterized protein — its product is MPHSTCGNKRMPHSTCGNKRMQHSTCGNKRMPHSTCGNKRMPHSTCGNKRMPHSTCDNKRMQHSTCGNKRMPHSTCDNKRMPHSTCDNKRMPHSTCGNKRMPHSTCDNKRMPHSTCDNKRMPHSTCDNKSMPHSTCGNKRMQHSTCGNKRMQHSTCDNKRMQHSTCGSKRMQHSTCDNKSMPHSTCGNKRMQHSTCGNKRMQHSTCDNKRMQHSTCGSKRMQHSTCDNKSMPHSTCGNKRMQHSTCGNKRMQHSTCGNKRMQHSTYGNKRMPHSTYGNKRMLSNTMQ